In Armatimonadota bacterium, a single window of DNA contains:
- the bcp gene encoding thioredoxin-dependent thiol peroxidase encodes MPVEGDLAPDFTLPDDQGRPVRLSALRGRPVVLWFYVRDFTPGUTQEATAFRDDYAAYQTLGAEVLGISTDSVATHARWKAKLGIPYPLLADTDHEVARLYGVWTRKSLMGKTYWGVARTTFIIDRDGRIARVFPNVKIAGHSREVLEALRELA; translated from the coding sequence ATGCCGGTCGAAGGCGACCTTGCCCCCGACTTCACCCTGCCGGACGACCAGGGCCGGCCGGTGCGGCTGTCGGCCCTCCGCGGCCGCCCGGTGGTCCTGTGGTTCTACGTCCGGGACTTCACGCCCGGCTGAACCCAGGAAGCCACCGCGTTCCGTGACGACTACGCGGCCTATCAGACGCTGGGAGCGGAGGTCCTGGGCATCAGCACCGACAGCGTGGCCACCCACGCCCGGTGGAAGGCCAAACTGGGCATCCCGTATCCGCTGCTGGCCGACACCGACCACGAGGTGGCCCGCCTGTACGGGGTGTGGACCCGCAAGTCCCTGATGGGCAAGACGTACTGGGGGGTGGCGCGGACCACGTTCATCATCGACCGGGACGGTCGGATCGCCCGGGTCTTTCCCAACGTCAAGATCGCCGGCCACTCCCGGGAGGTGCTGGAGGCGCTCAGGGAGCTCGCCTAG
- a CDS encoding ParA family protein produces MTETGSARVIALVNQKGGCAKTTTAVNLAACLAVSGRRTLVIDLDPQANATVSLGVDPAGLERTVYHVLVGSDDEGAEVTLPQVIVPTTVDNLFLAPSSIDLAAAELELAPRIGRENSLRRRLGPVLGDYAYIFVDTPPSLGLLTLNALVASDEVIIPIQTHYYALLGMRQLLRTLKMVREEVGHHVEILGVLPTMYDARTNISREILQGIKDFFGDKVFQTSIHFNIKLVESSMVGVPLFVHNPSSRGAQEYMELAREVVRLHEERARGAAARH; encoded by the coding sequence GTGACCGAGACAGGATCCGCCCGGGTCATCGCGCTGGTCAACCAGAAGGGCGGCTGCGCGAAGACGACCACGGCCGTGAACCTCGCGGCCTGCCTTGCCGTGAGCGGGCGGCGGACCCTGGTCATCGACCTGGATCCCCAGGCCAATGCCACCGTCAGCCTGGGGGTGGATCCGGCCGGCCTGGAGCGCACCGTCTATCACGTGCTGGTGGGAAGCGATGACGAGGGGGCGGAGGTCACTCTGCCCCAGGTCATCGTGCCCACCACCGTGGACAACCTCTTTCTGGCCCCCTCCTCCATCGACCTGGCCGCGGCGGAGCTGGAGCTGGCCCCGCGGATCGGCCGGGAGAACTCCCTGCGCAGGCGCCTGGGGCCGGTCCTGGGAGACTACGCCTACATCTTCGTGGACACGCCGCCCAGCCTGGGCCTGCTGACCCTCAACGCCCTGGTCGCGAGCGATGAGGTGATCATCCCCATTCAGACCCACTACTACGCCTTGCTGGGGATGCGTCAGCTGCTGCGCACCCTGAAGATGGTGCGGGAAGAGGTGGGCCACCACGTGGAGATCCTGGGAGTTCTGCCCACCATGTATGACGCCCGCACCAACATCAGCCGTGAGATCCTGCAGGGCATCAAGGACTTCTTCGGGGACAAGGTGTTCCAGACGTCGATCCACTTCAATATCAAACTGGTCGAGTCGTCCATGGTGGGCGTTCCCCTGTTCGTCCACAACCCCTCGTCCCGGGGCGCCCAGGAGTACATGGAACTGGCCCGGGAGGTCGTGCGACTACATGAGGAAAGAGCGCGAGGAGCTGCGGCGCGGCATTAG
- a CDS encoding HAD-IA family hydrolase codes for MPPAGDVALIFDLDNTLILSPTDFLAVRRRLIDLLEQAGVRAGAREDLMALSLPDLVRVGEQADPGLGPRMWEVIGAAEADGLARAAVAPGAREVLAALRARGYRLALLTNTSGRGLRERLAALGLLEYFDVVATRDDVPDLKPGGGGIVSVLRRLPGVRRAYMIGDAWIDAEAAVRAGVPFIGVGPKRSAVEARGLPVWAWVDDLRQILDLELDPREGGAGD; via the coding sequence ATGCCTCCGGCGGGCGATGTTGCTCTCATCTTCGACCTGGACAATACCCTCATCCTCTCCCCGACCGACTTCCTGGCCGTCCGCCGCCGCCTGATCGACCTGCTGGAGCAGGCGGGGGTGCGGGCCGGGGCGCGGGAGGACCTGATGGCGCTGTCGCTGCCGGATCTGGTGCGGGTGGGCGAGCAGGCCGACCCGGGCCTGGGCCCGCGGATGTGGGAGGTGATCGGTGCCGCCGAGGCGGACGGGCTGGCCCGGGCCGCGGTCGCCCCCGGAGCCCGGGAGGTCCTGGCAGCCCTGCGGGCGAGGGGCTATCGGCTGGCGCTGCTGACCAATACCAGCGGCCGGGGGTTGCGGGAGAGGCTGGCTGCTCTGGGGCTGCTGGAGTACTTCGACGTGGTGGCCACCCGCGATGACGTCCCCGACCTCAAGCCCGGCGGAGGCGGCATCGTCTCCGTCCTCCGGCGCCTGCCCGGTGTGCGGCGGGCCTACATGATCGGGGACGCATGGATCGACGCCGAGGCCGCCGTGCGGGCCGGCGTGCCCTTCATCGGGGTGGGACCGAAGCGGTCGGCCGTGGAGGCGCGGGGGCTCCCCGTGTGGGCGTGGGTGGACGACCTCAGGCAGATCCTGGACCTGGAACTGGATCCCCGAGAGGGTGGAGCGGGAGACTAG